One segment of Thermosulfurimonas sp. F29 DNA contains the following:
- the lptB gene encoding LPS export ABC transporter ATP-binding protein has protein sequence MSTRNNEVLRAESLSKRFGNRQAVRNVSLEVRGGEIVGLLGPNGAGKTTTFYMLAGFLRPDGGRIFLGEVAIEGFPVYRRARAGIIYLPQEASVFRKLSVEENVRLVLEEMGRNAEDLEERLERLLGLFGLKELRTQKAYSLSGGERRRVEIMRAVATEPKFLLLDEPFAGIDPIAVGELKDLLRELRRRGLGILISDHNVRETLEVCDRAYIVAGGEIIASGPPATIVADERVRRLYLGEGFRI, from the coding sequence ATGTCTACACGGAATAATGAAGTCCTGCGGGCGGAGAGCCTGAGTAAGCGTTTCGGAAATAGACAGGCGGTAAGGAATGTGAGCCTGGAGGTGCGAGGCGGAGAGATTGTCGGACTCCTCGGGCCTAACGGGGCGGGCAAGACCACCACTTTTTACATGCTGGCCGGTTTCCTTCGGCCGGATGGGGGGCGCATTTTTCTGGGTGAGGTCGCCATAGAAGGGTTCCCGGTCTACCGGAGGGCCAGAGCAGGTATTATTTATCTCCCTCAGGAGGCCTCGGTGTTCCGCAAGCTTTCCGTGGAGGAGAATGTTCGGCTGGTGCTTGAGGAGATGGGGCGGAACGCGGAAGACCTGGAGGAACGACTGGAGCGATTACTCGGTCTTTTCGGTTTGAAGGAACTCCGGACTCAGAAGGCCTATTCCCTTTCCGGAGGGGAACGCCGGCGGGTGGAGATAATGCGAGCCGTGGCCACGGAGCCGAAATTCCTTTTACTCGACGAACCCTTTGCCGGCATAGATCCCATAGCGGTGGGGGAGCTTAAGGATCTCCTCCGGGAGTTGCGCAGGCGAGGGCTCGGGATCCTTATTTCCGATCACAATGTGCGGGAAACGCTCGAGGTGTGCGACCGGGCTTACATAGTGGCCGGGGGAGAGATCATCGCCTCCGGCCCTCCGGCCACTATAGTGGCCGACGAGAGGGTCCGTAGACTCTATCTCGGGGAGGGTTTCCGGATCTGA
- a CDS encoding LptA/OstA family protein → MGRRFLLALLLLLVAIQTLAAPIDIRSEKMEVLEDEKIAVFTGKVEARKGDLRLWADRLYVYYRVVKGRREVQKLIALGNVRIEKDGWRSLSGKAVYFKDQDRLVLEDHPRVWHGRDEVRGAVVIIYFKENRSEVLSGEGKPVEAYVYTE, encoded by the coding sequence ATGGGTAGGCGATTCCTGTTAGCCCTGCTTCTTCTGCTTGTGGCGATCCAGACTCTGGCGGCACCCATTGACATCCGTTCGGAGAAAATGGAGGTTCTCGAGGACGAGAAGATAGCGGTTTTTACCGGAAAGGTGGAGGCCCGCAAGGGAGACCTTCGTCTGTGGGCGGATCGTCTCTATGTGTATTACCGGGTGGTGAAGGGACGCCGTGAGGTTCAGAAACTCATCGCCCTGGGCAATGTGCGTATCGAGAAGGACGGCTGGCGATCCCTTTCCGGAAAGGCCGTTTACTTTAAGGATCAGGATCGGCTGGTTTTAGAAGACCATCCCCGGGTCTGGCACGGCCGGGACGAGGTCCGGGGAGCGGTGGTGATTATATATTTCAAGGAAAACCGCAGCGAGGTACTTTCCGGGGAAGGCAAGCCGGTGGAAGCCTATGTCTACACGGAATAA
- the hpf gene encoding ribosome hibernation-promoting factor, HPF/YfiA family, which yields MQINITFRHLDSSEGLKEYVRRKIGRLEKYFEGPVEAHVILKAEKFRNEAEVILRGDGLDITAREETQDMYEAIDLVSDVLEKQIKRLRDKRKGINKKGRRETPPAASSEETIPTEIQVERVSLKPMSVDEAVEQFSREDRTVFFFLNPEEGDRLCALYRKGEKVFLVIPE from the coding sequence ATGCAGATCAACATTACCTTCAGGCACCTGGACTCCTCGGAGGGACTCAAGGAGTATGTGCGGCGCAAGATCGGAAGGCTGGAAAAGTACTTCGAGGGGCCGGTGGAGGCCCATGTGATTCTCAAAGCGGAGAAGTTTCGCAACGAGGCCGAGGTTATCCTGCGGGGAGACGGGCTTGATATTACCGCTCGCGAGGAAACTCAGGACATGTACGAGGCCATTGATCTGGTCTCGGATGTGCTAGAAAAACAAATCAAGCGCCTCCGAGATAAACGCAAGGGGATAAACAAAAAGGGGCGTCGTGAGACTCCTCCGGCAGCCTCTTCGGAGGAGACTATTCCCACGGAGATCCAGGTGGAGAGGGTATCTCTGAAACCCATGTCTGTGGACGAAGCGGTGGAACAGTTTTCCCGGGAAGATCGGACGGTGTTTTTCTTTCTCAACCCCGAGGAGGGAGATCGGCTCTGTGCCCTATATCGAAAAGGAGAGAAGGTCTTTCTCGTGATTCCGGAATAA
- the rapZ gene encoding RNase adapter RapZ, with amino-acid sequence MTESFNRSPELVIISGLSGSGKSTALKAFEDLGYFCVDNLPPDLLPPLLGIQKEAGVRRIAVVMDIRSGIAPEGYTRLFERLREMGCYFEVLFLTAAPEVLLYRYSQTRRPHPLARDIPLREALERERELLAPLKEWATVVLDTSRYNLYQLREEIIRRYGERKSLAFPTFHLISFGFKYGIPAEAHFVFDLRFLPNPYFVPELKDFSGKDERIKAYVLKNPQGRKFMNDLAGLLNFVFPYYEKEGRAYVVVALGCTGGRHRSVAVVEVLAERLKQAGRRVMVTHRDLDRESS; translated from the coding sequence TTGACCGAGAGTTTTAACCGCTCACCGGAACTGGTTATTATTTCCGGTCTTTCCGGTTCCGGAAAGAGCACGGCGCTGAAGGCTTTTGAGGATCTTGGTTATTTTTGCGTGGACAACCTTCCCCCGGATCTTTTGCCTCCTCTCCTCGGGATCCAGAAAGAGGCCGGAGTGCGGCGCATTGCGGTGGTGATGGACATCCGTTCGGGAATTGCCCCCGAGGGCTATACCCGACTTTTCGAAAGACTTAGGGAGATGGGATGCTACTTCGAGGTGCTCTTTCTGACCGCGGCCCCGGAGGTGCTTCTTTATCGCTACAGCCAGACCCGTCGTCCCCATCCCTTGGCTAGGGATATCCCCCTGCGCGAGGCCCTGGAGCGGGAAAGGGAACTGCTCGCCCCTCTCAAGGAATGGGCTACGGTGGTGCTGGACACCTCCCGCTACAATCTCTATCAACTGCGCGAGGAAATTATAAGAAGATACGGAGAAAGGAAATCCCTGGCCTTTCCCACTTTCCACCTCATCTCCTTCGGTTTCAAGTACGGTATCCCCGCCGAGGCGCACTTCGTGTTTGATCTTCGGTTTTTACCCAATCCCTATTTCGTTCCGGAACTCAAGGACTTTTCCGGAAAGGACGAAAGGATTAAGGCCTATGTACTGAAAAATCCCCAAGGGCGGAAATTCATGAACGACCTCGCGGGGCTTTTAAATTTTGTCTTTCCGTATTATGAAAAAGAAGGACGGGCTTATGTGGTGGTGGCTCTGGGATGCACCGGGGGAAGGCATCGTTCGGTGGCGGTGGTGGAGGTCCTGGCGGAACGGTTGAAACAGGCGGGACGCCGGGTAATGGTAACCCATCGAGATCTTGACAGGGAGAGTTCATGA
- the rpoN gene encoding RNA polymerase factor sigma-54: MALELKIGLEQRPELIITPQLRLALKLLQLNRLELEQYLREELEKNPVLEADFPGGEIPLEDWSSEGGLRMEEGSWEDLFEEEFSPYPSMVFEERESVDWEARVRKEEGLYDHLLWQVSLAGFSETERGVAEYLIRNLDERGYLVVDPEEASGDLGVPLEVVERVRERIKFFDPVGVGSLSVEECLLAQLSYLGVRDGLAVRIVRDYFREIPRGVDFLARRLGAPAEEVERALSLIRGLEPFPGRAFSGGATLYVVPDVVFFREGDRWRVRLYEEGFPRLRISARYRRLLADPTVPRKAKMFIREKLRSAEWLLKSLDQRGRTLLRVAEALAELQRDFLEKGPAHLKPLTLREVAEKVGVHESTVSRVTHHKYAETPHGLFELKFFFPSGLKRGDGTVSSEAVREYLKELVASEDPRRPYSDQELARMLVDKYKVKIARRTVAKYRELLGIPPARARKKPV; the protein is encoded by the coding sequence ATGGCCCTGGAACTGAAGATAGGTCTCGAACAGCGTCCGGAACTCATCATCACGCCGCAGTTGCGGTTGGCTTTAAAGCTCCTTCAGCTCAATAGGCTGGAATTGGAGCAGTATTTGCGGGAAGAACTGGAAAAGAATCCGGTTCTGGAGGCGGATTTTCCCGGCGGCGAGATTCCTCTTGAGGACTGGTCTTCCGAGGGGGGGCTGCGGATGGAGGAGGGATCCTGGGAGGACCTCTTCGAAGAAGAGTTTTCGCCCTATCCCTCCATGGTTTTTGAGGAAAGAGAATCCGTGGACTGGGAGGCCCGGGTTCGAAAGGAGGAGGGCCTTTACGATCATCTTCTCTGGCAGGTCTCGCTGGCCGGTTTTTCGGAGACGGAGCGCGGAGTAGCCGAGTACCTGATCCGGAATCTGGACGAACGGGGCTATCTGGTGGTGGATCCCGAGGAAGCGTCCGGGGATTTGGGGGTGCCCCTTGAGGTGGTGGAGAGGGTGCGGGAGCGCATCAAGTTCTTCGATCCCGTGGGGGTGGGATCCCTTTCGGTAGAGGAGTGTCTGCTGGCTCAACTGTCCTATCTCGGGGTGCGGGACGGGCTGGCGGTGAGGATAGTAAGGGATTACTTCCGGGAAATTCCCCGGGGGGTGGACTTCCTGGCCCGACGGCTGGGAGCACCGGCCGAGGAGGTGGAAAGGGCCCTTTCCCTGATCCGGGGGCTGGAGCCCTTTCCCGGGAGGGCTTTTTCCGGAGGGGCCACCCTTTATGTCGTTCCAGATGTGGTCTTTTTTCGGGAGGGGGATCGCTGGCGGGTCCGACTTTACGAGGAGGGATTCCCCCGGTTGCGTATAAGCGCCCGCTACCGGAGGCTTCTTGCCGATCCCACGGTGCCGCGCAAGGCCAAGATGTTCATCCGGGAAAAGCTCCGTTCCGCGGAATGGTTGTTGAAGAGCCTGGATCAGCGCGGGCGCACGCTGCTTCGGGTAGCCGAGGCCCTGGCGGAACTCCAGAGGGACTTTCTGGAAAAGGGACCGGCTCATCTCAAACCCCTTACCCTTAGGGAGGTGGCGGAAAAAGTGGGGGTGCACGAGTCCACGGTGAGTCGCGTCACGCACCACAAGTATGCCGAGACCCCTCACGGACTCTTTGAACTGAAGTTTTTCTTTCCCTCCGGACTAAAAAGGGGAGACGGCACCGTCTCCTCCGAGGCGGTGCGGGAATATCTTAAAGAGCTGGTGGCCTCGGAGGATCCCCGGCGACCTTACAGCGATCAGGAGCTGGCCCGGATGCTGGTTGATAAATATAAGGTTAAAATAGCCCGTCGGACCGTGGCCAAGTATCGCGAACTCTTGGGCATTCCCCCGGCCCGGGCCCGGAAAAAACCGGTTTAA
- a CDS encoding PTS sugar transporter subunit IIA, whose product MRLSNLLSERVIILDLSAEDKWAFFRTVSRILAEESGLKARRIEEALCERERLGSTALGEGVALPHARVPLLPRLYVSLARSLKGLEFDSPDGKPVKIIFTVLAPEEESALYLRCLSHLARLLREKDFREGLLSARSFQEILKVVRRFDREF is encoded by the coding sequence ATGCGCCTATCCAATCTGCTTTCGGAAAGAGTTATCATCCTCGACCTCTCTGCGGAGGATAAGTGGGCCTTTTTTCGCACGGTGAGCAGGATTCTGGCGGAAGAAAGTGGTCTTAAGGCCCGACGCATTGAGGAGGCTCTGTGCGAAAGGGAGAGGTTGGGCTCTACGGCTCTGGGGGAGGGGGTGGCCCTTCCCCATGCCCGAGTTCCGCTACTTCCCAGGCTTTATGTGAGCCTGGCACGGTCGCTTAAGGGGCTTGAGTTTGACAGCCCTGACGGAAAGCCGGTGAAAATCATTTTTACCGTACTCGCCCCGGAAGAGGAAAGCGCCCTTTATTTGAGGTGTCTCTCCCATCTGGCGCGGCTTTTACGGGAAAAGGACTTTCGAGAAGGATTGCTCTCCGCCCGCAGTTTCCAGGAAATCCTGAAGGTGGTGCGTCGTTTTGACCGAGAGTTTTAA
- a CDS encoding PTS sugar transporter subunit IIA: protein MTGILVIAHGNLARELVKVATFILEEEEGVFPLDIDPTEAPEGIRDRIEEALRQADQGQGVLILTDLFGGTPSNFGLAFLEEGRVEVVSGVNLPMLIKALQHRELPPGDLAALVTEAGRKAIVRSSVFLEG, encoded by the coding sequence ATGACGGGCATTCTGGTGATCGCCCACGGAAATCTCGCCCGCGAACTGGTCAAGGTTGCCACATTCATTCTCGAGGAAGAAGAGGGGGTTTTCCCCCTGGATATTGATCCCACCGAGGCCCCGGAGGGAATCAGGGACAGGATTGAGGAGGCCTTGCGACAGGCCGATCAAGGCCAAGGGGTGCTTATTCTCACCGATCTATTCGGAGGGACCCCTTCCAATTTCGGACTGGCTTTTCTCGAGGAGGGTAGGGTGGAAGTGGTGTCCGGTGTGAACCTGCCCATGCTCATAAAGGCTCTGCAGCATCGCGAACTTCCTCCAGGCGATCTTGCCGCTCTGGTAACCGAGGCCGGAAGGAAAGCCATAGTACGCTCATCGGTCTTCCTTGAGGGTTGA